tttttattcaacacagaagaaaattaaatgtaccattttgagaaagaaaaaaaaaagcttattttgaatttgatggcagctgCATGTTCCAAGTTTACCACCGCAGAGCCTCTTTGAACATCAGTTGAAgagaccagctgctggaggtttgGGAGAGGAATGTTGTCCCGTTCTTCTCTGATATAAGATTCTAGTTGCTCCATAGTCCAGAGCCTTCTTTGTCTGATTGTTCATTCATGATGagccaaatgttttcattttaaaggtctggactgcaggAAACTCAGTTCAGCAGCCCGACTCTTCTACTGTGAAGTCATGTTGTTTTGATAGACGCAGTGTTCAGTTTAGCATCGTCTTGCTGAGatattctttgttttctgaaaaagcTGCAGCTTTTGTTGCTTTGTATCTACTTTTCACCttgatggtgcctttccagatgtgcagcTGTCAGATCCATAGGCACCAATACCACATACCATCAGATATTCAGGCTTTTGAGTGCTGATAACAAGCTGGGAAGTGGGCGTGACATCTGAGCTTTCCAAACAGAATTTCAGATTTGGATTTCTCTGCCCGCAGAACAGTTTGCACTTTGCCTCGGTCCGTTTGAAAGGAGCTTTGGCGCAGAGACGATGGTGTTGTTTCAGGATCATTTTTTCATGTAGGGCTTCTTCTTTGCACGATGGAGCTTTAACCTGTATTTGTGGATGGCGCagtgaactgtgttcacagacagtgatTTCTGTAAGAGTTCCTGAGCTCATGCCAGTTTTTCCAAAGGCCTCACAATTTTACACCGAGGAACATGACTCTGAAATTGTTCGTGTTTACTTCAGAGAACCTCTGCCTTTCATgctctttttatttctgttgccAATTAGCCAAATTAGCTGTAAaatgtttctccagctgtttcCTTTTAGTAGCGCTTACTTTTAAAGCCTTTTATTGCCCTCATCTATCAAACTCCAAATGAgatcagtttaaacatttgttatgttttctctgttctattatgaataaaatatgggttcaTATTTATGCGGCAccccaaaaaaaaaattgtttacaAATCCACTTATTTACAAATTATTGGATTGAtaaaaaaatcctagaaaatCGGATGCATAAGAAACACAACACTGCAAAAGTAAATCACATATTATAAGCaatgttaaagaaaaataagtagCATCAAGAGCAAAAGTATATAATTGTAAACATTCCATTAAAAATCACATGCATATTATAATCAGTGCTACATTGTACATTAAGTACTTGTATTCATACTCACACCTACAACACCACTCACTCTTCTccttatttttgttatttcagcACTTTCAGACTGAAATTTTGAACTGAAGtcactctgtttgtgttttccatttttaCTTAATAGATGTGAATAGTTTCACCACTGCTTCATGTGGATCCATCAAAAAAGAAATAAGTCATGAGTTGGCAGGTCCTTGCCAGGTGGGAGCAAGCTGGTGGAGCTGGCATGTGTAACGTTGGGCACTGGACCCAGCCAGTAGAGTAGTGGGGTCAATGGACGCTTACCCACGCCTGGCCATTATGCCGTAATCCTTCCTCGCTTTTCTGGAAAAACTGAATAGCACTAGAATCACTGACTCAATTTTTGGATCTCATTTTCATGACAAAGCGATTGTTCCCCTTTTGCCTCCACTGTTGCTGTTTATAAATGTGGGAAAGCGGGCATATAAAAGGCACTTGCTCAAAGGCCAGTGCAACATCACGACCTCAGGGGGAAGCACCACCATCACTCAGCATCACCAAGGCTATCCCACACAATATATCCAAGATGGGCAGGGTGAGTCAATGCAAAGAGTTTAGTTTTAATGCTTCAAAAGTGTATGTGGGAGAGTACGGAGGTTTGCTGCAGATGTTGTTTCCTTATACTCTCTTGTAAATTAAAGCCTCGCTGCTTGTTTGAGCAGCTGTTAGTAGTGTTAACAGTGGCTTTGCTTTGGAAATGTCTGAGCTTTCATACAGGGACCAGGCTTTAGACTGCCTAACAGAACAAACGTGAAAGGTGGACGAGCACTGAGACTGTTACGCGTTCCCCCCTCAGATCGTCTTCTACGAGGACAAGAACTTCCAGGGCCGTCGCTATGAGTGCGACAGTGACTGCTCAGATTTTCACGCCTACCTGAGCCGCTGCAACTCCATCCGGGTGGAGAGTGGAGCCTGGGTGGTGTACGAGAGACCAAACTACATGGGCTACCAGTATGTCCTGAGCAGGGGGGAGTACCCAGAGTATCAGCGCTGGATGGGACTGAACGACCACCTCAGTTCCTGCAAGATGATCCACTTTGTAAGTCAGGCGTTGCCTGCATGCTGCTCTGCTGCAGGTGCACATTTTTTTTAGCTTGTCTGTCATTTGTTATTGACTGTGCACTGTGAGCACAGACTGCATGCTCAATGACAAAGAGCCGAAGTCTTCAAAACGTTCTCCGCAGGTGTGGAGTCCAACTTTTGAATATCTTAAAAGACTGAAGGCACAGCGGGCTCAGGGTGTCCCAAAAAAGCATTTAGTATGTGAGATGACATCCAGTCATGTTCATGCTACTGCAGTGCTTTGTCAATGGAGACCAGCGTGACATCAGTCTCTTTGTATGACCAGGCTTTGGTCCAGCTGACCCACAGCCTGCGGCCTCTTTAAATCAAGTAGGAGATGCGTGAACAGTTTGTTCTATTTATAAAGGCACAAAACAGTgagcaaacacacactgcaAACAATGAAGGATTGATTAATGTAAGGTATCTCACTGATTATGGCAAACATACTGAGTATACAGTCCTTCAACACACTAGTTTACCATGATCATCGAGAGGCAAAATATACACTCAgatacttgtttgtttttttacttgcaGCTAGAAAGacaataaataaactttacattAAAGTGAACCCAGAGAGTCAGATGATCCCACTATGAGCAGCACTTGGCGACTGTGGGGAAAAGAAACGTGCTTCCAATAGAAAgagacctctggcagaaccaggcttagggaGAGACAGCCATGTGCTGTGACCGGCTGAGAGGTGACAGCATCATTAAACACAAGCAAAGACAAATGAAACTAATGAActacaatttttaaaatgatcaatAATTTGGATTAGCTTTTCTCTAAACTGCCACACTGTATCTGACAAACTTCAATTAGGTGTACATGTAGTGTACGAATTTTCCAGTTAGATGTGATTCTAATCTCCCTGTATCCTccctttcccttttcttttccatgCACTAACCTCCATCTTCACCTCCTTTCTTCCTCCCTCACCATCCAGACCAGTGGGACCCAGTACAAGATGCAGCTTTATGAGAAGGCAGACTTTGGCGGCCAGGCCCTGGAGGCCACAGAGGACTGCCCCTCGCTTCTGGAGAAGTTCCGCTGGAGGGAGGTCAACTCCTGTAAGGTCTACGACGGTTGGTGGGTTTTCTACGAGCACTCCAACTACCGTGGACGTCAGTACTTCCTGGAGAAGGGAGAATACCGCAAGCCTGGGGATTGGGGTGCTGCCAGTCCTGCTGTCCAGTCTTTTAGACGCTTCACTGAATAATTTAACCTCCATCCAAAATGTTCAAAAGACTTATTACAATCTCTGTCTGGGCATTATGAGTTAAAAATGTGATTATAACCTTCATCAACCATGTTTGCGATCTCGAACTAAGgtctcaaaaataaaacctgcCCAGTAAGCACAATGATGTTTCTGTGGATTATTTTAATGCATGTTTTGAACTGTTTTAGCACATAACTAAAGTTTATtcgctaaagaaaaaaaacaagccaaCACCTAACGGCACAACGGTGGTTAAAACCGTTACCTCACAGCAAGGTCTTGGGTTTGAGTCTCAgctttctgtgtctctgtgagttAACCCTCTGACAGACTGGTAACCTGTCCAGGtataccctgcctctcgccctgtgaCAGGTGGGACACACTGTCACGGCAAACTCTAcaacctttatttaacaacacaatttatttaaaatgacagacaaaaaatatacaaacaaacaaaacaaaaaaacaggaaacatctaAAAACATTTCAAGCATCCACTGATGAAATGCTGCCACCTGGTGGTGAAAGTTATAGTTTAAAAACCCACCTGTCCATTCAagttttcaaattcaaatttcagCTGGACTTCTGTGTCATAAATATTTGTACCATTAGGCGGAGTATAGAGCTAGTGTAGCCTCGACTCTGCACACTAGGAGAAGATGTGATCATCACTTCATAACAATCTATCAAACTATTGCTACATCGCTAATTTCAGCAACATATAAAAAATACTTCAATATATTTTACTCATCAGAAGCACAGACTTCTTGCAGGGTCTGTCAAAGTTGTATTAAATTTCAAGTATAAGTGCACTGAAAAGCTTTCTCAAGGCAAAGACTGGAATTAGTTGGGCTGACACCTTGTTGACAGCTAGCAGCGATGGTCAAGTCGGTAGCCTCCTGTTATCATAAAGGAAGAAATAAGCTATAATGACAAAACCATCTCTGGAACAggctgtaaaaatgtttatttctgctgtaaagttgaacATTATAATATGGGAGTCTCTGCCCCGAGTGGCCACTAGAGGAACTACAGTTTCGGGCACTTCTGCTTCGGCACCCTGGAGGTTGCTGCTCGGTCAATATGAGATGTTTTCTTACATAATTATGAAAATTACAATAGGAAGCAGGCACTTGTCTGGACCCTTCAACAGACATGACATAAGTCCACCATTTGGtactttattttgtaaataCTCAGGCTGATTCAGCCCAGCATGAGTTTGAGGTCCACAGTGACAGGCTGAGGGTTCCAGTGAGTCCCAAAAGAGAAACAGTTGCCTCCTCCACCTATCAAGAGCAGCTCTGGATCTTCTGAGTCCGTCACCTCAGAGCAAAATGAGTGGAGCATCAGAGGCCAGGGCACTGAGGTCTACACATGACAGGACATACATTAGTAATTGACATCGGAAAATTCAGTTCTGCTTTTTCTCACAGAAGTGGAACAGTGCTAGTTTTTAAGCAACAAACTTGGAGGCTTTAAGGCCTGAGGTCGATGAAGAACATTGGGTGGTGATAGATTTCCTTTAGAATAACTGTAAGTGCAATAAATGATCACTAACCGTGTCCAGACTGTACTCCATACTGCTGCGCGTGGTGATGTTGATCACAACAATGCCTGGCACGCCGTCTGAATGCATCCAGACTCCACCTACCACAACCAGCTTCTCTCCACTCACATGGGCACAGTGAGAGTATCTAAAAC
This DNA window, taken from Oreochromis niloticus isolate F11D_XX linkage group LG16, O_niloticus_UMD_NMBU, whole genome shotgun sequence, encodes the following:
- the crygs2 gene encoding crystallin, gamma S2, which encodes MWESGHIKGTCSKASATSRPQGEAPPSLSITKAIPHNISKMGRIVFYEDKNFQGRRYECDSDCSDFHAYLSRCNSIRVESGAWVVYERPNYMGYQYVLSRGEYPEYQRWMGLNDHLSSCKMIHFTSGTQYKMQLYEKADFGGQALEATEDCPSLLEKFRWREVNSCKVYDGWWVFYEHSNYRGRQYFLEKGEYRKPGDWGAASPAVQSFRRFTE